The following coding sequences are from one Parabacteroides pacaensis window:
- a CDS encoding glycosyltransferase, whose translation MYKVSFQMPIYNAERFVERALLSALNQTFSSIEYLIIDDKGSDGSMEIVRKIVSQHPRGKDVRIIEHEKNEGIGATRNAALDLATGKYLFFMDDDDEIASDCIEILYNKMQEHPVDVVIPSFVYRSLDDKISSTHRYPDIIIEGEVFPIAFYRYVKENDIFVAGWNRLYNLEFLRNNNIRCVPDHLNEDCWFTYQVILKATSVCLLSNITLYYTINPDSVCGNNQKRGYSQRICEQYVDIERRKTDYIGELKSTELYPALVFDIIFMSFYYAYKFMDSQQITNDQKIKYVRQILSNRFPFSLKLKQDKVYFKYLLFRTVYSLPLTVKVFVIQTLVRIKGISIVRKWINFK comes from the coding sequence ATGTATAAAGTATCATTTCAAATGCCTATTTATAATGCAGAAAGATTTGTCGAAAGGGCTTTATTATCTGCATTAAATCAAACTTTCTCTAGTATCGAGTATTTAATTATTGATGATAAGGGAAGTGATGGCAGCATGGAAATTGTGCGAAAAATTGTTTCTCAGCATCCTCGAGGAAAAGATGTTCGAATCATTGAGCATGAAAAGAATGAAGGTATTGGCGCAACTAGGAATGCGGCTTTGGACTTAGCAACGGGAAAGTATCTTTTTTTTATGGATGATGATGATGAGATTGCTTCTGATTGCATTGAAATCTTATATAATAAAATGCAGGAGCATCCGGTCGATGTAGTCATCCCTTCTTTTGTTTACCGTAGTTTAGATGATAAAATATCTTCAACTCATCGCTATCCGGATATTATTATTGAAGGTGAGGTTTTCCCAATCGCATTTTATCGCTATGTAAAAGAAAATGATATTTTTGTTGCAGGATGGAATCGGCTATATAACTTAGAGTTTTTACGTAATAATAATATACGTTGTGTTCCCGATCATTTAAATGAAGATTGTTGGTTTACTTATCAAGTTATATTAAAAGCGACTTCGGTATGTTTGTTATCTAATATAACATTGTATTATACTATTAATCCGGATTCTGTATGTGGAAATAATCAAAAGAGAGGATATTCACAACGTATTTGTGAGCAATATGTGGATATAGAAAGAAGGAAAACTGATTATATTGGGGAACTTAAATCAACAGAGTTGTATCCTGCATTAGTTTTTGATATAATTTTTATGAGCTTCTATTATGCCTATAAATTTATGGATAGTCAACAAATAACAAATGATCAAAAGATTAAATATGTAAGACAGATATTATCTAACCGATTTCCTTTTTCTTTAAAATTGAAACAAGATAAAGTCTATTTTAAATATTTACTTTTTCGAACTGTTTATTCCTTACCTTTAACTGTAAAGGTTTTTGTTATACAAACATTAGTTAGAATAAAAGGTATTTCTATTGTACGAAAATGGATTAATTTTAAGTGA
- a CDS encoding glycosyltransferase family 2 protein — MVSIITINYNGYQDTCELIDSLRQKETYPYEIIVVDNASKNEDGLRLKKAYPDVKVICSKENLGFAGGNNLGYQHAKGEYILYINNDIVIKAPFLQTLVTRLNSKENIGALSPKIKYSYAPDIIQYVGYTPMLPITIRNRMIGTCQKDVGQYDTACKTAFVHGACMLTSRKIIKEVGCMTEIYFLFYEELDWSLQLQRSGYEVWVEPSVCVYHKESMSIPKNTPLRQYYLSRSRFLFTRRNYKGVTKYMACFYQLFCTLPLNTLLFFFKLQRQNLLAIWRGVFRGLIDKKE, encoded by the coding sequence ATGGTTTCAATTATTACTATAAATTATAATGGATATCAGGATACATGTGAATTAATAGATTCTTTGCGTCAGAAAGAGACGTATCCTTATGAAATTATTGTAGTGGATAATGCATCTAAGAATGAGGACGGATTGCGCTTAAAAAAAGCATATCCTGATGTTAAAGTGATTTGTAGTAAAGAAAATTTAGGATTTGCTGGAGGAAATAATTTAGGTTACCAGCATGCAAAAGGAGAGTATATTCTTTATATAAATAATGATATAGTTATAAAAGCTCCTTTTTTGCAAACCTTGGTAACACGTTTAAATTCAAAAGAAAATATAGGGGCTCTCTCTCCTAAAATAAAATATTCATATGCTCCAGACATTATTCAGTATGTAGGTTATACTCCCATGTTGCCTATCACCATTCGTAATAGAATGATTGGCACATGCCAAAAAGATGTAGGTCAGTATGACACAGCTTGTAAAACAGCATTTGTTCATGGGGCCTGTATGTTAACTTCTAGAAAGATAATAAAAGAAGTAGGATGTATGACTGAAATTTATTTTTTATTTTATGAAGAGTTAGATTGGAGTTTACAACTTCAACGAAGTGGTTATGAAGTCTGGGTAGAACCTAGTGTCTGTGTTTATCATAAAGAAAGTATGAGTATTCCCAAAAATACACCGCTACGTCAATATTACCTATCAAGAAGCAGATTCCTTTTTACTCGGAGAAATTATAAGGGGGTAACTAAATATATGGCCTGTTTTTATCAGTTATTTTGTACACTTCCTTTGAATACATTATTATTTTTCTTTAAATTGCAACGTCAAAATTTGTTGGCTATATGGAGAGGGGTTTTTCGTGGATTAATAGATAAAAAGGAATAA
- a CDS encoding sugar transferase, with translation MEYIFFGNNISLAERLRKVLEYDVFECITFQQLNRILTDGKYIQFCVFIEKKDPLVDIPTIAQLHKAYPKVYIALISEPLSKEDKIPYLKVGVDCIISYDTSGENLQKLLSTAALIKEKEVPKKQTDSLAIFRLPLWKRSFDILASLTAILLLSPLFIVTALLIRVESKGKIVYKSKRVGCNYKVFDFYKFRSMYADADKRLAEYKKMNQYTQEEDEEIIQPASAAQPLLIGDDTEEEDIVLFSDNHSTSEDEYLKTKRTERSNAFFKLENDPRITRIGRFIRKYSIDELPQLFNILKGDMSVVGNRPLPLYEAELLTSDEYVYRFMAPAGLTGLWQVEKRGDSGKMSAEERKQLDIKYAKTFSFWLDVKIIFKTFTAFIQKENV, from the coding sequence ATGGAATATATTTTTTTCGGTAATAATATTTCTTTAGCCGAACGTTTACGAAAGGTTTTGGAATATGACGTTTTTGAATGTATCACATTCCAACAATTAAATCGAATATTGACAGATGGAAAATATATTCAGTTTTGTGTTTTTATTGAAAAAAAAGATCCTCTTGTCGATATACCGACCATTGCTCAGTTACATAAAGCTTATCCCAAGGTGTATATAGCCTTAATTAGCGAACCATTATCCAAAGAAGATAAAATACCTTATTTGAAAGTAGGAGTAGACTGCATCATTTCGTATGATACTTCCGGCGAGAATCTCCAGAAATTATTATCGACTGCTGCTTTGATCAAAGAAAAAGAGGTGCCGAAAAAGCAAACAGATTCTTTAGCAATCTTTCGTCTTCCTCTATGGAAAAGAAGTTTCGATATCTTAGCTTCTTTGACGGCGATCTTGCTTTTATCCCCGCTTTTTATAGTGACTGCTTTATTGATCCGTGTGGAAAGTAAAGGGAAAATTGTATATAAATCAAAACGGGTAGGATGTAATTATAAAGTTTTTGATTTTTATAAATTCCGTTCTATGTATGCTGATGCGGACAAACGGCTTGCAGAGTACAAAAAAATGAATCAATATACACAGGAAGAAGACGAGGAAATTATTCAACCTGCCTCTGCAGCTCAACCTCTTTTGATAGGTGACGATACGGAAGAAGAAGATATTGTTTTATTTTCCGATAATCATAGTACTTCGGAGGATGAATATTTGAAGACTAAACGTACAGAACGTTCCAACGCTTTTTTTAAATTGGAAAACGATCCTCGTATTACACGGATAGGACGTTTTATTAGAAAATATAGTATCGATGAATTACCTCAATTATTTAATATTCTAAAAGGAGATATGTCGGTAGTGGGCAATCGTCCTCTTCCTCTTTATGAAGCAGAATTACTTACTAGTGACGAATATGTTTATCGGTTTATGGCTCCCGCCGGACTGACAGGTCTTTGGCAAGTGGAGAAAAGAGGAGATTCCGGTAAAATGTCTGCAGAAGAACGAAAACAATTGGATATAAAATATGCAAAGACTTTTTCTTTTTGGCTAGATGTAAAAATCATATTTAAAACTTTTACTGCCTTTATTCAAAAAGAGAATGTTTGA
- a CDS encoding response regulator: MKKSVLLVDDKPSIAKIIMLYLSMYEIHYAENPIRAINWLCEGHIPDIIISDLNMPEMSGEEFLHYLKANELFSHIPVLILSSEESSARRIRLFEDGAADFIVKPFNPEELKIRVNRLLK, translated from the coding sequence ATGAAGAAATCGGTACTTTTGGTTGATGATAAGCCGTCAATAGCAAAGATTATAATGCTATATTTGTCTATGTACGAAATACATTATGCGGAAAATCCTATTCGTGCTATCAATTGGCTTTGTGAAGGCCATATTCCGGATATAATTATATCTGATTTGAATATGCCGGAAATGAGTGGAGAAGAGTTCTTGCATTATCTTAAAGCTAATGAACTATTTAGTCATATCCCTGTACTAATTTTATCGAGTGAAGAAAGTAGTGCTCGTAGAATCCGGTTATTCGAAGATGGTGCTGCTGATTTTATTGTAAAGCCGTTCAATCCGGAAGAATTAAAAATAAGAGTGAACAGATTATTGAAGTAG
- a CDS encoding glycosyltransferase encodes MMLILSVLEIILFILFAINVLYLLFFSVLSCKSVKSYKSLSVQPKKIAILIPAYKEDGVIMECVESCLNQEYPKDKYDIVVISDRMTDETNRLLSTLPIRLIEVFFKNSTKSKALNYAMGQLGEYDIALVLDADNTIAPDFLTKIDLVFHTPSVEIVQAHRMAKNTNTHMALLDAVSEEINNSIFRKGHVNAGLSAALIGSGMAFKYPLFKQVMLTIDAVGGFDRALELTLLYEKKKVDYLPDADVLDEKVQYREAFSNQRRRWMSAQVHYLNRFLTHLPAALKDKNWDFCDKLFQQVSIPRLILVGLLLILAISFSFVNWSIAVKWWILVVLLIFSLLLAIPRSLYKWDLLFALWELPYSFCLMFLNLFRLKGANKKFIHTSHGVKK; translated from the coding sequence ATGATGTTAATACTGTCTGTTCTGGAGATAATTTTATTTATTCTGTTTGCAATAAATGTTTTGTATTTATTGTTCTTTAGTGTATTGTCGTGTAAATCTGTTAAATCCTATAAAAGTTTATCTGTTCAGCCTAAAAAGATAGCGATATTGATTCCGGCTTATAAAGAAGACGGGGTAATTATGGAGTGTGTAGAGTCTTGTTTAAATCAGGAGTACCCTAAAGATAAATATGATATTGTAGTAATTTCAGATAGAATGACAGATGAAACAAATCGTTTGTTATCTACGTTACCTATCCGGCTTATCGAAGTTTTTTTTAAGAACAGTACTAAATCTAAAGCTTTAAACTATGCTATGGGGCAGCTAGGCGAGTATGATATTGCTTTGGTGTTGGATGCCGACAATACGATTGCTCCGGACTTTTTGACAAAAATAGATTTAGTGTTTCATACTCCTTCAGTCGAGATCGTCCAAGCCCACCGTATGGCAAAAAATACTAATACGCACATGGCTCTTTTAGATGCGGTGAGTGAAGAAATAAACAATAGTATTTTCCGGAAAGGGCATGTAAATGCGGGACTTTCGGCGGCTCTTATCGGATCGGGTATGGCTTTTAAATATCCTTTGTTTAAACAGGTCATGCTTACGATCGATGCCGTAGGAGGGTTCGATAGGGCATTGGAACTGACACTTTTGTATGAAAAGAAAAAAGTGGATTATTTGCCCGATGCGGATGTATTGGATGAAAAAGTACAGTATAGAGAAGCTTTTTCTAATCAAAGACGTAGATGGATGTCGGCTCAAGTTCATTATCTCAATCGTTTTCTCACCCATCTGCCGGCTGCCCTGAAAGACAAGAACTGGGATTTTTGCGATAAGCTTTTCCAGCAAGTAAGTATACCCCGTTTGATATTAGTTGGTTTGTTGCTCATCCTGGCTATTTCTTTTTCTTTCGTGAATTGGTCTATTGCAGTGAAATGGTGGATACTGGTAGTCCTTTTGATTTTTTCCCTTTTATTGGCTATTCCCCGCTCTCTTTATAAGTGGGATCTTCTGTTCGCATTATGGGAATTACCTTATTCATTTTGTTTGATGTTCTTAAATTTGTTCCGTTTAAAAGGAGCGAATAAAAAATTTATTCATACTTCGCATGGGGTAAAAAAATAA
- a CDS encoding sigma-54-dependent transcriptional regulator, translated as MIPSTILIVDDNKSVLTSLELLLENEFDEIITANNPQQIESLVLTSPIDLVILDMNFKTGVNNGNEGLFWLKRIHEFNSYLPVIMLTAYGDIELAVKAMKLGASDFILKPWDNHKLIEVIQNTLKESVRMAARSESKKNKLTMVLGTSPAMMKLLKMVNKVARTNANILITGENGTGKEMLACEIHRLSLRNNKEMVSVDMGAISESLFESELFGHEKGAFTDAKECRIGKFEAADNSTLFLDEIGNLSFALQAKLLVTLQNREITRIGSNRKIPIDIRLITATNRNIDELVKQGSFREDLLYRINTIHLEIPPLRERREDIPLLTDYFLKKYASQYKQTGIKIHHQALEKLKAYSWPGNIRELQHTIEKAVILCEGEEIKAKDILVKPHKGKNLNESSNLTEIEKNVIEATIAQNKGNLKVSAKQLGISRQTLYNKIKRFKI; from the coding sequence ATGATACCTTCAACCATTCTTATTGTCGATGATAATAAAAGCGTGCTTACATCGCTAGAGTTATTATTGGAAAACGAGTTTGATGAAATCATAACGGCCAATAATCCTCAACAGATCGAATCTTTAGTACTAACTTCCCCGATAGACCTGGTGATTCTCGATATGAATTTTAAAACGGGGGTAAATAACGGAAATGAAGGTCTTTTTTGGTTGAAACGCATTCACGAATTTAATTCTTATCTTCCTGTAATCATGCTTACGGCTTATGGCGACATAGAGTTAGCTGTTAAAGCAATGAAACTCGGTGCATCCGATTTTATCCTTAAACCCTGGGATAACCATAAATTGATAGAAGTTATCCAAAATACTCTCAAAGAATCTGTCAGGATGGCTGCCAGAAGTGAAAGTAAAAAAAATAAACTTACCATGGTATTAGGGACATCTCCGGCCATGATGAAACTACTTAAAATGGTAAATAAAGTAGCCAGGACAAATGCCAATATTCTGATTACAGGAGAAAATGGAACGGGGAAAGAAATGTTAGCTTGTGAAATTCATCGCTTATCTTTACGAAATAATAAAGAAATGGTGAGCGTAGACATGGGTGCAATTAGCGAATCTTTGTTTGAAAGTGAATTATTCGGTCATGAAAAAGGAGCCTTTACCGATGCCAAAGAATGTAGAATAGGTAAATTCGAGGCGGCCGACAACAGTACTCTCTTTTTAGACGAAATAGGCAATTTATCTTTTGCCTTGCAAGCCAAATTATTAGTTACTTTACAAAACCGGGAAATTACGCGAATCGGAAGCAACCGGAAAATTCCCATAGACATCCGTTTGATTACGGCTACGAACCGGAATATCGATGAATTGGTAAAACAAGGTTCTTTCCGGGAAGATTTACTTTATCGAATCAATACAATCCATTTGGAAATTCCTCCTTTAAGAGAACGGAGAGAAGATATTCCGTTATTGACAGATTACTTTCTAAAAAAATATGCCTCTCAATACAAACAGACAGGTATAAAGATCCACCACCAAGCCTTGGAAAAGTTAAAGGCTTATTCGTGGCCGGGAAATATACGTGAACTTCAACACACGATAGAAAAAGCAGTTATTTTATGCGAAGGAGAAGAAATAAAAGCAAAAGATATCTTGGTAAAGCCCCATAAAGGGAAAAACTTGAATGAAAGTTCCAATTTAACGGAAATAGAAAAAAATGTCATTGAAGCAACCATCGCCCAAAACAAGGGAAATCTGAAAGTCTCCGCCAAACAGTTAGGAATTAGCAGACAGACTTTATATAATAAGATAAAGCGATTTAAAATATAA